The Streptomyces sp. NBC_01275 genome has a segment encoding these proteins:
- a CDS encoding MHYT domain-containing protein has translation MTATVSDFYYGAVTPVAAYLMACLGAALGLRCTTRSLRRRAGRNRRAGWLFLGAVCLGCGIWTMHFIAMIGFSVQGAPVGYDSTVTLLSLAVAIAVVAVGVFLVGYRGAGPVNLGVAGTVTGLGVAAMHYIGMGAMRTHGTVHYSVPAVVLSVLIAVVAATAALWAAVSVHGLRSSLGASLIMGVAVTGMHYTGMAGVSVHLTDQNAVTQSSAGLLAFLLSMIAGPLVVLLIAAVIVMFDPDMMVGDSAWEGAAPASRTVPPAQWPDQSTQWPEQSKQRPDQSTQSYTAW, from the coding sequence ATGACCGCCACCGTCTCCGACTTCTACTACGGTGCTGTGACCCCCGTCGCCGCCTATCTGATGGCCTGCCTCGGAGCGGCGCTGGGGCTGCGGTGCACGACGCGGTCGCTGCGTCGCCGCGCGGGCCGCAACCGCCGGGCCGGTTGGCTGTTTCTGGGTGCTGTCTGCCTCGGCTGCGGCATATGGACCATGCACTTCATCGCCATGATCGGCTTCAGCGTCCAGGGCGCGCCGGTCGGTTACGACTCGACGGTCACCCTCCTCAGCCTCGCCGTGGCGATCGCCGTCGTCGCCGTGGGAGTCTTCCTCGTCGGCTACCGGGGCGCCGGGCCGGTGAACCTGGGCGTGGCGGGGACCGTCACCGGACTCGGCGTCGCGGCCATGCACTACATCGGCATGGGGGCCATGCGCACCCACGGCACGGTGCACTACTCCGTGCCGGCCGTGGTGCTGTCCGTGCTGATCGCGGTCGTCGCCGCCACCGCGGCCCTGTGGGCGGCGGTCTCCGTCCACGGTCTGCGGTCGAGCCTGGGGGCGAGCCTCATCATGGGCGTCGCGGTGACCGGGATGCACTACACGGGCATGGCCGGCGTCTCCGTTCATCTCACCGACCAGAATGCGGTCACGCAGTCGTCCGCCGGCCTGCTGGCGTTCCTCCTGTCCATGATCGCCGGCCCGCTCGTGGTCCTGCTGATCGCCGCCGTGATCGTCATGTTCGACCCCGACATGATGGTCGGCGACAGTGCCTGGGAGGGGGCCGCGCCCGCATCGCGCACCGTGCCGCCGGCGCAGTGGCCCGACCAGTCGACGCAGTGGCCCGAGCAGTCGAAGCAGCGGCCCGACCAGTCGACGCAGTCGTACACCGCCTGGTGA
- a CDS encoding glutamate--cysteine ligase, giving the protein MGRDVPAQVFTREDRRRYRIKMQECLEVFAQMLRESRFDAERPRVGLEIELNLVDEAGEPAMRNTDVLEAIADPAWSTELGRFNLEINVPPRRLTEGGPDAWESEIRDALNHAEERAGSVGAHLIMIGILPTLRQEDVGEAALSENARYRLLNDQIFAARGEDLRIELDGVDRLRTYADTITPEAACTSTQFHLQVAPEEFAAYWNAAQAIAGVQVALAANSPFLFDRELWHETRIPLFEQATDTRPQEIKTQGVRPRVWFGERWITSVFDLFEENLRYFPALLPLCDEQDPRRTLEQGDIPELGELTLHNGTVYRWNRPVYAVADGAPHVRVENRCLPAGPTVADTLANGAFYYGLTRALVEEERPVWSRMSFQTAEDNLHAAARHGIEARLYWPGMGEVPAPELVLRRLLPLAHRGLERSGMDAAWREPLLGVIEQRCVAVRNGALWQKEALHRITAAAHAGRHEALRRMTQLYIDYMHLNAPAHTWPVD; this is encoded by the coding sequence ATGGGACGTGACGTCCCGGCGCAGGTCTTCACCCGTGAGGACCGCCGCCGGTACCGGATCAAGATGCAGGAGTGCCTCGAGGTGTTCGCGCAGATGCTGCGCGAGTCGCGGTTCGACGCCGAGCGGCCCCGGGTGGGGCTGGAGATCGAGCTGAACCTGGTCGACGAGGCGGGCGAGCCGGCGATGCGCAACACCGACGTCCTCGAAGCGATCGCCGACCCCGCCTGGTCCACCGAGCTGGGCCGGTTCAACCTCGAGATCAACGTTCCGCCGCGGCGGCTGACGGAGGGCGGCCCCGACGCCTGGGAGTCCGAGATCCGGGACGCGCTCAATCACGCCGAGGAGCGCGCCGGGTCGGTCGGCGCGCACCTGATCATGATCGGCATCCTGCCCACCCTGCGGCAGGAGGACGTCGGCGAGGCGGCGCTGTCGGAGAACGCGCGCTACCGGCTGCTCAACGACCAGATCTTCGCGGCCCGCGGCGAGGATCTGCGCATCGAGCTGGACGGCGTCGACCGGCTGCGCACGTACGCCGACACGATCACCCCGGAGGCGGCCTGCACCAGCACCCAGTTCCATCTCCAGGTCGCTCCCGAGGAGTTCGCCGCCTACTGGAACGCGGCGCAGGCGATCGCCGGGGTGCAGGTGGCGCTGGCGGCCAACTCGCCGTTCCTGTTCGACAGGGAGCTCTGGCACGAGACCCGTATCCCCCTGTTCGAACAGGCCACCGACACCCGCCCGCAGGAGATCAAGACCCAGGGCGTACGGCCCCGGGTGTGGTTCGGAGAGCGGTGGATCACCAGCGTCTTCGACCTCTTCGAGGAGAACCTGCGCTACTTCCCCGCGCTCCTGCCGCTGTGCGACGAGCAGGACCCTCGCCGGACGCTGGAGCAGGGGGACATCCCCGAACTGGGCGAACTGACCCTGCACAACGGCACCGTCTACCGCTGGAACCGCCCCGTCTACGCCGTCGCCGACGGCGCCCCGCACGTGCGCGTGGAGAACCGCTGCCTGCCCGCCGGCCCGACCGTCGCCGACACCCTCGCCAACGGCGCCTTCTACTACGGCCTCACCCGCGCCCTCGTGGAGGAGGAGCGGCCGGTGTGGTCGCGGATGTCCTTCCAGACGGCCGAGGACAACCTGCACGCGGCGGCCCGGCACGGCATCGAGGCCCGCCTGTACTGGCCCGGCATGGGCGAGGTCCCCGCGCCCGAACTCGTCCTGCGGCGGCTGCTCCCGCTGGCACACCGGGGACTGGAGCGCTCCGGCATGGACGCCGCCTGGCGCGAACCGCTGCTCGGCGTCATCGAGCAGCGCTGCGTCGCCGTCCGCAACGGAGCCCTCTGGCAGAAGGAGGCCCTCCACCGCATCACCGCCGCCGCCCACGCCGGACGCCACGAGGCGCTGCGGCGCATGACCCAGCTGTACATCGACTACATGCACCTCAACGCCCCCGCCCACACCTGGCCGGTCGACTAG
- a CDS encoding polysaccharide lyase family 7 protein — protein MIRSRALAAATVAGIVTAVTLLGATNAGAADPKVAPGGNFDLSVWQLQEPVGSPGSPTTVSSSRLQGANGYQDAYFYTDTRDGAMTFWAPEKGVTTPNSRYARSELREMKRDGGAADWSLGGSHRLSATLRVVSVTSNVCVGQIHLGSGGSSTKPLMELYYRAGGDIVVGTENSPAGGQTLHTVGHVSVGKTWSYTIAVSGGDTVDLTVDGSTTHYPIPSSFFPYKQYFKAGSYNQSSSDSTTKGARVAFYGLNVTHG, from the coding sequence ATGATCCGTTCCAGAGCTCTGGCCGCGGCCACCGTCGCGGGCATCGTCACCGCGGTGACCCTCCTGGGCGCCACCAACGCGGGCGCCGCCGACCCCAAGGTCGCCCCCGGCGGCAACTTCGACCTGTCCGTCTGGCAGTTGCAGGAGCCGGTGGGCTCCCCCGGCTCGCCGACCACCGTCTCCTCGTCCCGGCTGCAGGGAGCGAACGGCTACCAGGACGCGTACTTCTACACCGACACCCGCGACGGCGCGATGACCTTCTGGGCCCCCGAGAAGGGCGTCACCACCCCCAACTCCCGGTACGCCCGCTCGGAGTTGCGGGAGATGAAGCGCGACGGCGGCGCCGCGGACTGGTCGCTGGGCGGGAGCCACCGGCTGAGCGCGACGCTACGGGTCGTGTCGGTGACCTCGAACGTGTGCGTCGGCCAGATCCACCTCGGCTCCGGCGGCTCGTCGACCAAGCCGCTGATGGAGCTGTACTACCGCGCCGGCGGCGACATCGTCGTCGGCACCGAGAACTCGCCCGCGGGCGGCCAGACCCTGCACACCGTGGGGCATGTGTCCGTCGGCAAGACCTGGAGCTACACCATCGCCGTCTCCGGCGGCGACACCGTCGACCTGACCGTCGACGGCAGCACCACGCACTACCCGATCCCGTCGTCGTTCTTTCCGTACAAGCAGTACTTCAAGGCCGGTTCCTACAACCAGTCGTCCTCCGACAGCACCACCAAGGGCGCGCGCGTCGCGTTCTACGGCCTGAACGTCACACACGGCTGA
- a CDS encoding MFS transporter: MDSDRRGWRPCLLGAAVFAVCMAGTTLPTPLYGLYQEKFGFSELTVTVVFAVYAFGVIGVLLLAGNASDVVGRRPVLLGGLACAAASAVCFLCATGLGWLYAGRLLSGLSAGLFTGAGTAYVMELAPDDGASRSRATFVATAANMGGLGCGPLLAGVLAQYAPWPLYLPFAVHLALVACSAAVLLGLAETVRDRRPLSTVRPQRLSLPAQVRSVFGPAAVASFVGFALFGVFTSVSPAFLAQSLDVHNHAVSGLIVALAFFASTAGQLAVGRVGAGRSLPLGCVALLVGLALLAGALRWDLLALVVLSAIVGGTGQGLAFRGALSAVAGASPPDRRAAVISALFVVAYAGISAPVIGVGLLVGPIGLEGAGLVFIACMAVLVSAAALYLLRRPTRTPAVR; encoded by the coding sequence ATGGACAGTGATCGCCGAGGGTGGCGGCCGTGCCTGCTCGGCGCGGCCGTCTTCGCCGTGTGCATGGCCGGCACCACGCTGCCGACCCCGCTCTACGGCCTCTACCAGGAGAAGTTCGGGTTCTCCGAGCTGACGGTCACCGTCGTGTTCGCCGTGTACGCCTTCGGGGTCATCGGCGTGCTGCTGCTGGCGGGCAACGCCTCGGACGTCGTGGGCAGGCGGCCGGTGCTGCTGGGCGGCCTGGCCTGCGCGGCGGCCAGCGCCGTCTGCTTCCTGTGCGCCACCGGGCTGGGCTGGCTGTACGCGGGGCGGCTGCTGTCGGGCCTGTCCGCAGGGCTGTTCACCGGTGCCGGCACGGCCTACGTGATGGAGCTGGCGCCGGACGACGGGGCGTCCCGGTCCCGGGCCACGTTCGTGGCGACGGCCGCCAACATGGGCGGGCTGGGCTGCGGACCGCTGCTCGCCGGCGTCCTCGCGCAGTACGCCCCGTGGCCGCTGTATCTGCCGTTCGCCGTGCACCTCGCCCTGGTGGCCTGCTCGGCCGCCGTTCTGCTGGGCCTCGCGGAGACCGTACGGGACCGGCGTCCGCTGAGCACCGTACGACCGCAGCGGCTCAGCCTGCCCGCGCAGGTGCGGTCGGTCTTCGGGCCGGCGGCGGTCGCCTCGTTCGTGGGATTCGCCCTGTTCGGGGTGTTCACCTCCGTCAGCCCGGCCTTCCTCGCGCAGTCCCTGGACGTGCACAACCACGCCGTGAGCGGACTGATCGTCGCCCTGGCCTTCTTCGCCTCGACCGCCGGGCAGCTCGCCGTCGGGCGGGTCGGAGCCGGGCGGTCGCTGCCGCTCGGCTGCGTCGCGCTCCTCGTCGGGCTGGCGCTGCTCGCGGGCGCGCTGCGGTGGGACCTGCTGGCGTTGGTGGTGCTGAGCGCGATCGTCGGCGGGACGGGGCAGGGTCTGGCGTTCCGCGGGGCGCTGTCCGCGGTGGCCGGGGCGTCTCCCCCCGACCGGCGCGCGGCGGTCATCTCGGCGCTGTTCGTGGTGGCGTACGCCGGCATCTCGGCGCCGGTGATCGGGGTGGGGCTGCTGGTGGGGCCGATCGGCCTGGAGGGAGCGGGGCTGGTGTTCATCGCGTGCATGGCTGTCCTGGTCTCGGCCGCGGCCCTCTATCTGCTTCGGCGGCCGACGCGTACCCCTGCGGTGAGGTGA
- a CDS encoding FG-GAP repeat protein, with product MTNRRNLALGAAAFLLMTGAGITVAPAAFAGTTGGTDASDRNSDFDGDGYNDVLTGAPGGTVGGKKGAGYVTVQYGSAGGIGTADTRPRVRTAVFSQSTAGVSGTAEAGDAFGAAVATGDVNSDGYDDAIIGSPGEDLAGVVDAGRANVLYGSASGLRGVGSVSLEAVTPKREVGYGGAVAAARFTAATPGDMIAVSDDEGVDLFSDEGPLLRVTRLETVDDPGDRSVVPAGLTTGNFDGDGYADLVVSGYSLVDDEGVRGRSVVFKGGEHALAYVRDLTGGPSAAAGDVNGDGYDELVTGDESSSESGGLVAIRYGGEDGLTDLADELTQDSPGVPGAAEEGDGWGADLSVADTDGDGYADIAIGAPGEDIGTVADAGAVWVIRGQQRGWTPAGVRSFDQNSTYVPGSAEAADAFGAQVRLVDTDRGGRCELLAAAPGENTGDGVVIAFPAATTGITADGSWLYGGGSFATSGTDALFGAAIDE from the coding sequence ATGACCAACCGTAGGAATCTCGCGCTCGGCGCCGCCGCCTTCCTGCTCATGACCGGAGCCGGGATCACCGTCGCGCCCGCCGCCTTCGCGGGCACGACGGGCGGGACGGACGCCAGTGACCGCAACAGCGACTTCGACGGGGACGGCTACAACGACGTCCTGACCGGCGCTCCGGGCGGCACGGTCGGCGGCAAGAAGGGCGCGGGCTACGTCACCGTCCAGTACGGCTCGGCCGGCGGCATCGGAACGGCCGACACCCGGCCCAGGGTCCGTACCGCCGTCTTCAGCCAGTCCACGGCCGGCGTCTCCGGCACGGCCGAGGCCGGAGACGCCTTCGGCGCCGCCGTGGCCACCGGCGACGTGAACTCCGACGGCTACGACGACGCGATCATCGGCTCGCCCGGCGAGGACCTGGCCGGAGTGGTGGACGCGGGCCGGGCGAACGTGCTGTACGGCTCCGCGAGCGGTCTGCGGGGCGTCGGCAGCGTCTCCCTGGAGGCCGTCACGCCGAAGCGGGAGGTCGGCTACGGCGGCGCGGTCGCCGCGGCCCGCTTCACCGCCGCGACCCCGGGCGACATGATCGCCGTCTCCGACGACGAGGGCGTCGACCTGTTCTCCGACGAGGGCCCCCTGCTCCGCGTCACCCGGCTGGAGACCGTCGACGACCCCGGCGACCGCTCCGTCGTCCCGGCCGGCCTCACCACCGGGAACTTCGACGGCGACGGCTACGCCGACCTCGTCGTCTCCGGCTACAGCCTGGTGGACGACGAGGGGGTGCGCGGCCGCTCGGTGGTCTTCAAGGGCGGCGAGCACGCCCTGGCCTACGTCCGCGACCTCACCGGCGGCCCGTCCGCGGCGGCCGGCGACGTCAACGGCGACGGATACGACGAGCTGGTCACCGGCGACGAGAGCAGCTCCGAGTCCGGAGGCCTCGTCGCCATCCGCTACGGCGGCGAGGACGGCCTCACCGACCTCGCCGACGAGCTGACCCAGGACTCCCCCGGTGTCCCGGGCGCCGCGGAGGAGGGCGACGGCTGGGGCGCCGACCTGTCGGTCGCCGACACCGACGGCGACGGCTACGCGGACATCGCGATCGGCGCCCCCGGCGAGGACATCGGCACGGTGGCCGACGCGGGCGCGGTGTGGGTGATCCGCGGCCAGCAGCGCGGCTGGACGCCGGCCGGCGTGCGCTCCTTCGACCAGAACTCGACGTACGTGCCCGGCTCGGCCGAGGCCGCTGACGCCTTCGGCGCCCAGGTCCGGCTCGTGGACACCGACCGCGGCGGCCGCTGCGAACTGCTGGCCGCCGCCCCCGGCGAGAACACGGGCGACGGCGTCGTGATCGCCTTCCCCGCCGCGACCACGGGCATCACCGCCGACGGCTCCTGGCTGTACGGCGGCGGCTCCTTCGCCACGTCGGGCACGGACGCGCTCTTCGGCGCGGCGATCGACGAGTAG
- a CDS encoding OsmC family protein, whose product MSEETLRLVTVERTGGGRFTATNPRGGTISFGTGSDADGAFTPVELLLAAIGGCTAADVDVATARHAEPSEFAVTVTGDKVSDDFGNRMTDLVVTFSVAFPDGEGADRARTILPRAVQTSHARLCTVSRTVEIGTPVTARVADA is encoded by the coding sequence ATGAGCGAAGAAACCCTGCGTCTCGTCACCGTGGAGCGGACCGGCGGCGGACGGTTCACGGCGACGAACCCCCGTGGCGGCACGATCAGCTTCGGCACCGGCTCCGACGCCGACGGCGCTTTCACGCCGGTGGAGTTGCTGCTCGCGGCGATCGGGGGATGCACGGCCGCCGACGTGGACGTCGCCACCGCCCGGCATGCGGAGCCCAGCGAGTTCGCCGTCACCGTGACCGGAGACAAGGTCAGCGACGACTTCGGCAACCGGATGACCGACCTCGTCGTCACGTTCTCCGTCGCCTTCCCGGACGGCGAAGGCGCCGACCGGGCCCGCACGATCCTTCCTCGTGCGGTGCAGACGTCCCACGCACGCCTGTGCACGGTCAGCCGTACGGTCGAGATCGGCACGCCCGTCACCGCGCGGGTCGCGGACGCCTGA
- a CDS encoding lysine N(6)-hydroxylase/L-ornithine N(5)-oxygenase family protein: MNSPLMDSDVVHDVIGIGFGPSNLALSIAVEEHNTSLPADRRLDALFLERQPRFGWHRGMLIDDATMQVSFLKDLVTLRNPTSDYTFLCFLRERGRLIDFLNQKTLFPLRMEFHEYFEWAAERVSHLVSYGSEVVAVDPVRDDDGQVVLFDVTCRDHTRPEATVTHRARNISVAMGLQQHVPPGLELAERVWHNSELIPRAARLAEAGTPVRRAVVLGAGQSAAEAVDYLHRTFPDAEVCSVFAKYGYTPADDSPFANRIFDPEAVDVYFSAPSAVKESLLDYHRSTNYSVVDMELIESLYATSYREKVAGRERLRFLNVSRIRAVEPGADGGLDVAVEFLPTGERQVLAADVLVLATGYRSRDLTPLLGEAAKLCLRDDGDEIRVGRDHRVETLPEVTAGLYLQGGTEHTHGLTSTLLSTVAVRAEEIHRSLLTTADRLTPAGRRQGAV; this comes from the coding sequence GTGAACTCACCGCTCATGGATTCCGACGTCGTTCACGACGTCATCGGAATCGGATTCGGTCCGTCAAATCTCGCTCTGTCCATCGCGGTCGAGGAGCACAACACAAGCCTTCCTGCGGACCGACGCCTCGACGCGCTGTTCCTGGAACGCCAGCCGCGCTTCGGCTGGCACCGGGGCATGCTGATCGACGACGCCACGATGCAGGTGTCCTTCCTCAAGGACCTCGTCACCCTGCGCAACCCGACCAGCGACTACACCTTCCTCTGCTTCCTGCGCGAGCGGGGCAGACTGATCGACTTCCTGAACCAGAAAACCCTCTTCCCGCTGCGGATGGAGTTCCACGAGTACTTCGAGTGGGCCGCCGAACGGGTCTCCCACCTGGTCTCTTACGGCAGTGAAGTCGTCGCCGTCGACCCGGTGCGCGACGACGACGGCCAGGTGGTCCTGTTCGACGTCACCTGCCGCGACCACACGCGCCCCGAGGCGACCGTCACTCACCGGGCCCGCAACATCAGCGTGGCCATGGGCCTTCAGCAGCATGTGCCGCCGGGCCTCGAGCTGGCCGAACGCGTCTGGCACAACAGCGAGTTGATCCCCCGTGCCGCCCGGCTCGCGGAGGCCGGCACGCCGGTGCGGCGGGCCGTCGTGCTCGGCGCCGGCCAGAGCGCCGCCGAGGCGGTGGACTATCTGCACCGCACGTTCCCGGACGCCGAGGTGTGCTCGGTGTTCGCCAAGTACGGCTACACGCCCGCCGACGACAGCCCGTTCGCCAACCGGATCTTCGACCCGGAGGCGGTCGACGTCTACTTCTCGGCGCCCTCCGCGGTCAAGGAGTCGCTGCTCGACTACCACCGTTCCACCAACTACTCGGTGGTCGACATGGAGTTGATCGAGTCCCTGTACGCCACCTCCTACCGCGAGAAGGTCGCCGGCCGGGAGCGGCTGCGCTTCCTCAACGTCTCGCGGATCCGCGCCGTCGAGCCCGGCGCCGACGGCGGTCTCGACGTCGCCGTCGAGTTCCTGCCCACCGGCGAGCGGCAGGTGCTGGCCGCCGACGTGCTCGTGCTCGCCACCGGCTACCGGTCCCGCGATCTGACGCCGCTGCTCGGCGAGGCGGCCAAGCTGTGCCTCAGGGACGACGGGGACGAGATCCGCGTGGGCCGGGACCACCGCGTCGAGACGCTGCCCGAGGTGACCGCCGGCCTCTACCTCCAAGGCGGCACCGAGCACACCCACGGGCTGACCAGCACCCTGCTGTCGACCGTCGCGGTCCGGGCGGAGGAGATCCACCGGTCCCTGCTGACGACGGCCGACCGGCTGACCCCGGCAGGGCGCCGACAGGGCGCCGTCTGA
- a CDS encoding helix-turn-helix transcriptional regulator — protein MGELSAHDYERMLDLAVAVIENPSPQAVWHLVGEELVTGLDATTAIFVELHHRRRTGRAEGWAPQWVGGTPLEDLVHRRMRQRHPLFVYVSHGELRPTTVDETADRTQWRRSDCFSEAYEIYGTTRQMVLPLFVSADVIRGFILGRPGQDFSTRRLAFARRVQPLLHAADRHLEALRHTAAPSQDADPDARARAAAVHGITPRELAVLGLLADGLTALSIARRLAISPHTVNRHLEKIYRKLDTRDRLTTVLLARKLGLVRG, from the coding sequence ATGGGGGAACTGTCCGCGCACGACTATGAACGCATGCTCGACCTGGCGGTCGCCGTCATCGAGAACCCGTCCCCGCAGGCCGTCTGGCACCTGGTGGGGGAGGAGCTCGTCACCGGGCTCGACGCGACGACCGCGATCTTCGTGGAACTGCACCACCGGCGCCGTACCGGCCGCGCCGAGGGCTGGGCTCCGCAGTGGGTCGGAGGAACGCCGCTCGAGGACCTCGTGCACCGACGGATGCGCCAGCGGCATCCGCTCTTCGTGTACGTCTCGCACGGCGAACTCCGGCCCACGACGGTGGACGAGACAGCCGACCGCACGCAGTGGCGCCGCTCCGACTGCTTCAGCGAGGCCTACGAGATCTACGGCACCACCCGCCAGATGGTGCTCCCGCTGTTCGTCTCCGCCGACGTCATCCGCGGCTTCATCCTCGGCAGGCCCGGCCAGGACTTCAGCACCCGCCGACTGGCCTTCGCCCGCCGCGTCCAGCCCCTGCTGCACGCGGCGGACCGTCATCTGGAGGCCCTGCGGCACACCGCCGCCCCGTCCCAGGACGCCGACCCCGACGCCCGCGCCCGCGCGGCGGCCGTGCACGGGATCACTCCTCGGGAACTCGCCGTGCTGGGCCTGCTGGCCGACGGGCTCACGGCCCTGTCGATCGCCCGACGCCTGGCCATCTCCCCGCACACGGTCAACCGCCACCTGGAGAAGATCTACCGCAAACTCGACACCCGCGACCGGCTGACCACCGTACTGCTGGCCCGAAAGCTCGGTCTGGTCCGGGGCTGA
- a CDS encoding amidohydrolase, which translates to MSDFVSAPRRLPAGGPAQGPPPATALTLDRVRLGAGGPLARVRVADGRVAEVVTAAENGSGATPAGGGRVLDMDGRVLLPGLWDAHVHLAEWANARHRLDLSGTASARAVADLVRDLRAPGGGAPDSTVLYGYGFRDGLWPDAPDKRLLDSALPDRPVALVSADLHAVWLNSACLALVGRGDHPTGLVREHEAHEVLSALPAASARVVDDRIADACRAAAARGVTGVIDFQYGDTVADWERRAAESRPALRVSAAVYPSRLDAAVERGLRTGAQVGPGGGLVRVGPLKLFTDGSLNTRTALCRDPYPGLEGTDGSHGIEETSPRELVRLMRRAAAHGIEPAVHAIGDRANTVALDAFEAVRCRGRIEHAQLLSPEDLPRFARLGVTAGVQPRHATDDRDVADRHWVGRTGRAFAYADLLAAGARLEFGSDAPVSPLDPWLAIASAVGRTDDERPAWHPEQRLSVRDALVAAARGRRLIRVGDPADLVVVDVDPLEADVDTLRAMPVHATLTDGRWTHGPY; encoded by the coding sequence ATGTCGGACTTCGTAAGCGCCCCGCGCAGGCTGCCGGCAGGAGGCCCGGCACAAGGCCCGCCCCCGGCGACCGCGCTGACGCTCGACCGGGTGCGGCTCGGCGCGGGCGGACCGCTGGCCCGCGTGCGGGTGGCGGACGGCAGGGTGGCCGAGGTCGTCACGGCGGCGGAGAACGGAAGCGGAGCGACACCGGCCGGGGGCGGGCGTGTCCTCGATATGGACGGGCGGGTGCTGCTGCCCGGCCTGTGGGACGCCCATGTCCACCTGGCGGAGTGGGCGAACGCCCGGCACCGGCTGGACCTGTCCGGCACCGCCTCCGCGCGGGCGGTGGCCGACCTCGTGCGAGACCTGCGCGCACCCGGCGGCGGAGCCCCCGACAGCACGGTGCTCTACGGGTACGGGTTCCGGGACGGCCTGTGGCCCGACGCCCCGGACAAACGGCTCCTCGACTCGGCCCTGCCCGACCGGCCCGTCGCCCTGGTCAGCGCCGATCTGCACGCCGTGTGGCTGAACTCCGCCTGCCTCGCCCTCGTCGGCCGGGGCGACCATCCCACCGGCCTGGTCAGGGAACACGAGGCCCACGAGGTCCTGTCCGCGCTCCCCGCCGCGTCGGCCCGGGTGGTCGACGACCGGATCGCGGACGCCTGCCGGGCCGCCGCCGCGCGCGGGGTCACCGGTGTCATCGACTTCCAGTACGGCGACACGGTCGCGGACTGGGAGCGGCGCGCGGCCGAGTCCAGGCCGGCCCTGCGGGTGTCGGCCGCCGTCTATCCGAGCCGCCTGGACGCGGCCGTGGAACGCGGACTGCGCACGGGGGCCCAGGTCGGTCCGGGCGGCGGCCTGGTGCGGGTGGGCCCGCTGAAGCTCTTCACCGACGGCTCGCTCAACACCCGTACCGCGCTGTGCCGCGACCCCTATCCCGGGCTGGAGGGCACGGACGGTTCCCACGGCATCGAGGAGACGTCGCCGCGCGAACTGGTGCGGCTCATGCGCCGCGCCGCGGCGCACGGCATCGAACCCGCGGTGCACGCCATCGGCGACCGCGCCAACACGGTTGCCCTGGACGCCTTCGAGGCGGTGCGCTGCCGCGGCCGGATCGAGCACGCGCAGTTGCTGAGCCCCGAAGACCTCCCGCGGTTCGCGCGGTTGGGCGTCACGGCGGGGGTGCAGCCCCGGCACGCGACGGACGACCGCGATGTGGCGGACCGGCACTGGGTCGGGCGCACCGGACGGGCCTTCGCCTACGCCGACCTGCTCGCCGCCGGGGCGCGGCTGGAGTTCGGTTCGGACGCCCCGGTCTCGCCGCTGGACCCCTGGCTCGCCATCGCGTCGGCCGTCGGCCGCACCGACGACGAACGCCCCGCGTGGCACCCGGAGCAGCGCCTGTCCGTCCGGGACGCACTCGTCGCGGCGGCCCGCGGGCGCCGGCTGATCCGGGTCGGGGACCCCGCCGACCTGGTGGTCGTGGACGTGGACCCGCTGGAGGCCGACGTCGACACCCTGCGCGCGATGCCCGTGCACGCCACGCTGACGGACGGCCGCTGGACCCATGGGCCGTACTGA